Proteins encoded in a region of the Halioglobus maricola genome:
- a CDS encoding DUF2721 domain-containing protein: MDVTATALAVTIQTAVAPVFLLAGIAGFLNVLSSRLGRIVDRARVLEARVAELEESVRLELANVELRTLWRRIKIINWAIGLCTASALMVCVLVVSLFVGGVWAFNGDEVIVAFFVIAMVLLICALLLFLKEVQLATRVLQRGMEV; encoded by the coding sequence ATGGACGTAACCGCAACTGCATTGGCCGTGACCATTCAGACCGCCGTGGCCCCTGTATTTCTATTGGCAGGTATCGCCGGATTTTTGAATGTGTTGTCTTCGCGCCTGGGTCGCATTGTTGACCGCGCTCGGGTCCTGGAGGCGCGGGTTGCCGAGCTGGAAGAATCGGTGCGCCTCGAACTGGCGAACGTCGAATTGCGCACGCTGTGGCGGCGGATAAAAATCATCAACTGGGCCATCGGTCTTTGTACCGCGTCTGCGCTGATGGTGTGTGTGCTCGTGGTGAGTTTGTTTGTCGGTGGTGTTTGGGCGTTCAACGGCGACGAGGTGATCGTGGCTTTTTTCGTGATCGCGATGGTGCTGCTGATTTGCGCGCTGTTGTTGTTTCTGAAGGAAGTGCAACTGGCCACCCGTGTGTTGCAGCGGGGAATGGAAGTCTAG
- a CDS encoding HigA family addiction module antitoxin, producing the protein MSKHTVHPGSLIPALILEPAGISQSMLARQLGFNQPQPVNELVKGKRGITPKMALLLERATDGEYSAEFWLLAQLRWELDQARREMPRTRLAMVEAVEAEAASNGDWDSLLELSAQLRA; encoded by the coding sequence ATGAGCAAGCACACGGTCCATCCCGGCAGCCTGATCCCCGCGCTCATTCTTGAGCCAGCGGGAATCTCCCAGTCCATGCTCGCCCGCCAGTTGGGTTTTAATCAGCCGCAGCCGGTGAACGAGTTGGTCAAAGGCAAACGGGGTATTACGCCTAAGATGGCATTGCTACTCGAGCGCGCCACTGACGGTGAGTACAGTGCCGAGTTCTGGCTGCTGGCCCAACTGCGCTGGGAGCTCGATCAAGCTCGCCGCGAAATGCCGCGCACCCGCCTGGCCATGGTAGAGGCAGTGGAGGCTGAAGCAGCCTCCAATGGTGATTGGGATTCACTGCTTGAGTTGAGTGCCCAACTTCGCGCATGA
- a CDS encoding prolyl oligopeptidase family serine peptidase, whose product MTFKPLLLAAVLVVPIVVTANEDPFIWLEDVQGEKALAWVEKQNAVSTKRLMAEPAYQQAYDATLEILDSDDLIQTPIPVGDDIYNYHQSEAHPRGILRRTSSAAYRANKPEWETVLDLDALSAEEDRPWVYKEMECFAPANKRCLLKLSPGGSDASQIREFDLETKTFVKGGLHLPTAKSDVEWIDEDSWLIGTDWGEGSLTVSTLPRQLKVLRRGQDLADAELLFEVGREDVVAYGRPAYTSSKTYFVLTRAIDFFNGEQFIWDGEEVHKLALPQNIQILAFFGDELILKVPREWSVAGTTFAMGSLVSVHIEQLLAGKIAPTLLFTPSERVSLDWIHALNGELFYATLDNVTSRLYRANRSSTGWESSAIELPGLGVASSPFTCRCPSETLSYDHDVLYYLYEDFLSPDTMYYTRGDAKPSKLKQMKALYDTEGLEVRQLQATSADGTQIPYFLVGPEKQPSDGNSPVLLLAYGGFAISKTPFYSGIFGKSWMERGGVLALANIRGGGEFGPAWHQAAVQENHMKNFEDLIAVGEDLVARKITAPEHLGIRGGSQGGLLMGGSLMLRPDLFGAVISQIPLLDMQRYTKLLNGASWISEYGDPDKPEEWAYIKTWSPYHLVNKDKDYGEPFFWTTTRDDRVHPGHARKMVAKLQSQGHPVLYFENTEGGHGKGSTNAQRARSYALEFAYLWSKLK is encoded by the coding sequence ATGACGTTCAAACCTCTGCTGCTGGCCGCTGTGCTGGTGGTGCCGATTGTGGTGACCGCGAATGAAGATCCCTTTATCTGGCTGGAAGATGTCCAGGGTGAGAAAGCCCTGGCCTGGGTAGAAAAGCAAAATGCGGTGTCCACCAAGCGGTTGATGGCCGAGCCGGCCTACCAGCAGGCCTATGACGCCACGTTAGAGATTCTTGATTCAGATGATCTTATTCAGACCCCTATCCCGGTGGGTGATGACATTTACAACTATCACCAGAGCGAAGCTCACCCGCGCGGGATTCTGCGCCGTACCAGCAGTGCTGCCTACCGCGCGAACAAGCCCGAGTGGGAAACGGTGCTCGACCTGGATGCTCTCTCTGCAGAGGAAGATCGTCCCTGGGTGTACAAGGAGATGGAGTGTTTTGCACCTGCCAACAAGCGCTGCCTGTTGAAGCTTTCCCCCGGCGGGAGTGACGCATCTCAGATACGCGAATTTGATCTGGAAACGAAGACCTTTGTCAAAGGCGGGTTGCACCTGCCCACGGCCAAGAGTGACGTTGAGTGGATTGATGAAGACAGCTGGTTGATCGGCACCGACTGGGGCGAAGGTAGCCTCACTGTCTCCACCTTGCCGCGCCAGCTCAAAGTGCTTAGACGCGGCCAGGATCTGGCGGACGCCGAGTTGCTGTTCGAGGTAGGCCGGGAGGATGTCGTCGCGTATGGTCGCCCAGCATATACCAGCAGCAAGACCTACTTTGTGCTTACTCGCGCTATCGATTTTTTCAACGGCGAGCAGTTTATTTGGGATGGCGAAGAAGTTCACAAGCTCGCGCTGCCCCAGAACATACAGATTCTTGCTTTTTTCGGCGACGAGTTGATCCTCAAAGTGCCTCGGGAATGGTCCGTTGCCGGCACAACCTTTGCCATGGGTTCACTGGTCTCGGTACATATCGAGCAATTGCTTGCAGGTAAGATTGCGCCAACCCTACTGTTCACGCCATCTGAGCGCGTCTCGCTGGACTGGATTCATGCATTGAATGGTGAACTCTTCTACGCCACCCTGGATAATGTGACCAGCCGTCTGTATCGAGCGAACCGCAGCAGTACGGGTTGGGAATCCAGCGCAATCGAGTTGCCCGGACTGGGAGTGGCTTCCAGCCCCTTCACTTGCAGGTGTCCCTCGGAGACTCTCAGTTACGACCACGATGTGCTCTACTACCTGTACGAGGACTTCCTGTCGCCCGACACGATGTATTACACCCGCGGCGATGCGAAGCCTTCGAAGTTGAAGCAAATGAAAGCCCTCTATGACACCGAAGGCCTCGAAGTTCGACAGCTGCAGGCTACCTCTGCCGATGGCACCCAAATCCCTTACTTTCTGGTAGGCCCGGAGAAGCAGCCCAGCGATGGCAATTCCCCCGTGCTGCTGCTCGCCTACGGCGGTTTTGCAATCAGTAAAACGCCTTTCTATAGCGGTATTTTTGGCAAGTCCTGGATGGAGCGCGGTGGGGTATTGGCGTTGGCCAATATCCGCGGCGGTGGCGAGTTTGGCCCAGCCTGGCATCAGGCAGCGGTGCAGGAAAACCACATGAAGAACTTCGAGGACTTGATCGCAGTCGGCGAAGACCTTGTTGCGCGCAAGATCACCGCACCTGAACATCTCGGCATTCGCGGGGGTTCCCAGGGTGGCCTGCTGATGGGCGGCTCGCTGATGTTGCGCCCGGACCTGTTCGGCGCGGTCATCAGCCAGATACCGCTACTGGATATGCAGCGCTATACCAAGCTGCTCAACGGCGCGAGTTGGATCTCCGAATACGGTGACCCTGACAAGCCGGAGGAATGGGCTTACATCAAGACCTGGTCGCCCTACCATCTGGTGAATAAGGACAAGGACTATGGCGAGCCCTTCTTCTGGACCACGACTCGGGACGACAGGGTACACCCCGGCCACGCTCGCAAGATGGTGGCAAAGCTGCAGAGCCAGGGTCACCCCGTGCTCTACTTTGAGAACACCGAGGGCGGCCACGGGAAGGGTTCGACCAACGCGCAGCGAGCCCGGTCGTATGCCCTGGAGTTCGCCTATCTGTGGAGTAAGCTGAAGTAG
- a CDS encoding cupin domain-containing protein, producing the protein MKKHMESLLITGCCALALSTSAMAAGPLAITGTDKNIQWAPCPPFFEQTCRLGVLHGNPAEPNADVFFRLDGGEAFPTHTHSSAERMVLVQGKLRVEYEGHDAVTLEPGTYAYGPAEMPHKGQCLSEERCILFIAFEAPVDAFAVD; encoded by the coding sequence ATGAAGAAGCACATGGAATCGCTGTTAATTACAGGCTGCTGCGCACTGGCACTATCCACGTCTGCCATGGCTGCGGGCCCATTGGCCATCACCGGCACAGATAAGAACATTCAGTGGGCACCCTGCCCTCCGTTCTTTGAGCAAACCTGTCGACTGGGGGTGTTGCACGGCAACCCGGCTGAACCGAACGCGGATGTATTCTTTCGCCTTGATGGCGGTGAAGCGTTCCCCACCCATACCCACTCCTCCGCTGAACGGATGGTATTGGTTCAGGGCAAGTTGAGGGTGGAATATGAGGGTCACGATGCCGTGACCCTGGAGCCCGGCACCTATGCTTACGGTCCAGCCGAGATGCCGCACAAGGGGCAGTGCCTGAGCGAAGAGCGTTGTATTCTGTTTATCGCCTTCGAAGCACCCGTGGACGCTTTCGCGGTGGACTAA
- a CDS encoding S9 family peptidase yields MYKTLSAVLLALPLISACQNMSDTEALTSPPSADVRPTERNYHGITLHDDYFWLKDPSYPETDDEDVLDYLKAENNWYAQQMAPRHELVETLFEEMKGRMEEDLAEVPWVDGGYEYRWRYIPGSEYKLWERRALDSDQYVTILDEAKEAEGREFFSRGNFRISPDGKRLAWSADFNGSERERLIVDDLVSGERFDDGLERVAASDLAWAADGESLYYGEVEEESWHTLRVKQHVIGTPASADREIFYNPDRGQFLSLRESTSREYVLITMDNRTTTYTYQFSTAASDAKPALVSPIREGVRYFADHANGQFYIRTNDQHVNFRIVTAPESDPEQGNWKNLFPPSDDVYYRDFVIFRDFVAVEETSEGLSRVRVRTNAGDEHYVSFAEDVYTASIGTNSDINSQFLRVNYQSMITPKTVYDYNPVKKNLAERRQQKIPSGYDKSRYVTSRIWVPARDGVQVPVSIVHHKDVKMDGNAPVLLYGYGAYSHTIDPTFSTLRSSLLDRGVIWAIAHIRGGSAMGYQWYLDGKLEKRTNTFNDFVDVSRYLIDNKYTNPDRLAIMGGSAGGELVGAAIIQAPELYQAAILAVPFVDVLNTMLDDTLPLTPPEWLEWGNPIESKDAFELIQSYSPYDNIEARDYPAMMVSGGINDPRVTYWEPAKWTAKMRALKTDDNELIMKINMGAGHKGKTGRYASLYEWAEEYSFILTQLGVETPNASH; encoded by the coding sequence ATGTACAAGACACTTTCTGCAGTGCTGCTGGCACTGCCACTTATCTCTGCTTGCCAAAATATGTCTGACACCGAAGCCCTTACCAGCCCTCCGTCTGCGGATGTCCGCCCTACCGAGCGGAACTACCACGGTATCACCCTGCACGACGATTATTTCTGGCTTAAAGACCCGTCTTATCCCGAGACTGACGACGAGGATGTGCTGGACTATCTCAAGGCCGAGAACAACTGGTACGCGCAGCAGATGGCACCGCGTCACGAGTTGGTCGAGACCCTCTTTGAAGAAATGAAAGGGCGCATGGAAGAGGACCTCGCCGAGGTGCCTTGGGTTGATGGTGGCTACGAATACCGCTGGCGCTATATCCCGGGTTCCGAGTACAAGCTGTGGGAGCGCCGCGCGCTGGATTCGGATCAGTATGTCACGATCCTCGACGAGGCGAAGGAAGCTGAGGGCCGGGAATTTTTCTCCCGCGGGAACTTCAGGATCAGCCCCGACGGCAAGCGCCTGGCCTGGAGCGCAGATTTCAATGGCTCCGAGCGCGAGCGCCTGATTGTCGATGACCTCGTCTCAGGCGAACGTTTTGATGATGGTCTCGAACGGGTTGCAGCCAGTGACCTGGCGTGGGCGGCGGACGGCGAGTCGCTGTATTACGGGGAAGTCGAGGAGGAGAGCTGGCACACACTCAGGGTTAAGCAGCATGTGATAGGCACGCCTGCCAGTGCGGACCGCGAAATCTTCTACAATCCCGACCGTGGGCAGTTTCTCAGTCTCAGAGAGAGCACGTCGCGTGAATATGTCCTGATTACCATGGACAATCGCACCACCACCTATACCTACCAATTTTCCACGGCGGCCAGCGATGCGAAGCCTGCACTGGTGAGCCCAATCCGTGAAGGTGTGCGCTATTTCGCTGACCACGCCAATGGCCAATTCTATATCCGTACAAACGACCAGCATGTGAATTTTCGCATCGTCACAGCGCCCGAATCTGACCCGGAGCAGGGCAACTGGAAAAACCTCTTTCCCCCGTCCGACGATGTCTATTACCGCGACTTTGTCATTTTCCGCGATTTTGTCGCGGTGGAAGAAACCTCTGAAGGCCTCAGCCGTGTGCGGGTTCGCACCAATGCCGGCGACGAACACTATGTGAGCTTTGCTGAGGACGTTTACACCGCTTCGATTGGCACCAATTCAGACATCAATTCCCAGTTTCTGCGCGTGAACTACCAGTCGATGATTACGCCCAAGACGGTGTACGACTACAACCCGGTGAAGAAAAACCTGGCAGAGCGGCGTCAGCAAAAGATCCCCAGTGGCTACGACAAGTCACGGTATGTCACCAGCCGCATCTGGGTGCCCGCGCGAGACGGGGTTCAAGTGCCGGTATCCATAGTGCATCACAAAGACGTGAAGATGGATGGCAATGCACCTGTCTTGCTCTACGGTTACGGCGCTTACAGTCATACGATTGACCCAACCTTTTCGACCCTGCGCTCCAGCCTGCTTGACCGCGGCGTGATCTGGGCGATCGCCCATATCCGCGGCGGCAGCGCAATGGGCTATCAATGGTACCTGGATGGCAAGCTGGAGAAGCGGACCAATACCTTCAACGATTTTGTCGACGTGAGTCGTTATCTGATCGACAACAAATATACCAATCCCGATCGCCTGGCGATCATGGGTGGCAGTGCGGGTGGCGAACTGGTGGGTGCAGCGATTATCCAGGCACCCGAGTTGTATCAGGCGGCGATTCTGGCGGTGCCCTTTGTCGACGTGCTAAACACCATGCTGGATGACACCCTGCCACTGACGCCCCCAGAGTGGCTGGAGTGGGGCAACCCGATCGAATCGAAGGACGCCTTTGAGCTGATCCAGTCTTACAGCCCTTACGACAATATTGAAGCTCGCGACTACCCGGCGATGATGGTCTCTGGTGGTATCAATGACCCGCGAGTCACTTACTGGGAACCCGCCAAGTGGACTGCGAAAATGCGCGCCCTGAAAACTGATGACAACGAGCTGATCATGAAGATCAATATGGGCGCGGGCCACAAGGGCAAGACGGGTCGCTATGCATCCCTGTACGAATGGGCGGAGGAATATTCGTTCATATTGACGCAACTCGGTGTTGAGACACCCAATGCCTCGCACTGA
- a CDS encoding prolyl oligopeptidase family serine peptidase, giving the protein MTSANQLFKSLALATFAAAVVSACSSTDKPAGPPVAKVDNVVDTHWGVTVQDPYRYMEDVDDPYVREWFEGQAGYAAGVLDSLPQADELFERIQQLDQGKPFTTHSVRRLANGDMFFMRRNADENIAKLYHQPAGATEARLLVDPESMAEDGEQHYSLEVFMPSWDGKYLAYGMAQGGSEETTYRVMDMASGDLVGEPISNIETAYNRPQWALDGSGYYYSRRRDLPADAPATEIYKKTVVRYHALGGEAAKDPVIAGYGLSTKLPLAEADFPSIVITPGSDHAVLKVKHGDSNEISIYTAPVNTLRSGDVPWQQVCSASDLVVDFAVAGSDIYMLTAEGAPRFKLVKTGLSQPDLASAAEVIPAGELVLDSIYAAADALYIDAKNDGVGILLQVDSDDRVKRLQAPGDGAAFVSSVSPQVPGILAYTVGWTTGGARYSYDPADDSFTDTGMIPKGEFDNLPGYVSHEVLVPGHDGEKIPLSIIHKKGLKLDGSNPTIVYGYGSYGISMDVRFSAVRLAWLERGGVYAIAHVRGGGEYGQAWHYAGRMQNKPNTWKDLIASAEYLVEKGYTSPEHMAPMGGSAGGILVGRSITERPDLFGAAVAQVGMLDAIRAETTTNGVPNIKEFGTVTEQSGFDGLYAMSAYHHVKPGVEYPAVLLTHGFNDRRVNPWMSGKMAAQLQASGSEKPVLLRVDFGSGHGIGSTRAQVLKEAADIYSFLFWQLGG; this is encoded by the coding sequence ATGACCAGCGCCAATCAACTCTTTAAATCCCTCGCCCTGGCGACGTTTGCAGCAGCTGTCGTCAGCGCTTGCAGTTCAACCGACAAGCCCGCCGGGCCGCCTGTTGCCAAAGTGGACAATGTGGTGGACACCCACTGGGGTGTGACAGTTCAAGACCCTTACCGCTACATGGAAGACGTCGACGACCCCTACGTGCGCGAGTGGTTTGAGGGGCAGGCAGGCTATGCCGCTGGTGTGCTCGACTCTCTGCCGCAGGCGGATGAGTTGTTTGAGCGTATCCAGCAGCTGGATCAGGGCAAGCCGTTTACTACCCACAGCGTCCGACGTCTGGCCAATGGCGATATGTTCTTCATGCGCCGCAATGCCGACGAAAATATTGCCAAGCTCTACCATCAGCCAGCGGGCGCCACTGAGGCGCGCTTACTGGTCGATCCTGAGTCCATGGCAGAAGATGGTGAACAGCACTACTCACTGGAAGTGTTTATGCCTTCCTGGGACGGCAAGTACCTTGCCTACGGCATGGCACAGGGCGGCTCAGAGGAGACGACATACCGGGTGATGGATATGGCCTCCGGCGATCTTGTCGGTGAGCCCATCAGTAATATCGAGACGGCATACAACCGGCCCCAATGGGCGCTGGATGGCAGTGGTTACTATTACAGCCGCCGCCGTGACCTGCCCGCAGATGCACCGGCAACCGAGATTTACAAGAAAACGGTTGTTCGGTATCACGCGCTGGGAGGCGAGGCTGCGAAAGACCCGGTTATTGCCGGTTATGGGTTGTCCACGAAGTTGCCGCTGGCAGAAGCGGATTTTCCAAGCATTGTGATTACCCCCGGGTCCGATCACGCTGTGCTGAAAGTAAAACACGGTGACTCCAACGAGATTTCCATTTACACCGCTCCGGTGAATACCTTGCGGAGTGGTGATGTTCCCTGGCAACAGGTTTGCTCGGCCTCCGACCTGGTCGTGGATTTCGCCGTAGCAGGAAGTGACATCTACATGTTAACCGCCGAGGGTGCACCTCGCTTCAAGCTGGTCAAGACGGGCCTCTCTCAGCCGGACCTCGCCAGTGCTGCGGAAGTTATTCCTGCTGGCGAGCTGGTGCTCGATAGTATCTACGCGGCGGCGGATGCGCTGTACATAGATGCGAAGAACGATGGCGTGGGCATCCTGCTGCAGGTAGATAGCGACGACAGGGTGAAGCGCTTGCAAGCACCCGGTGATGGCGCCGCTTTTGTGTCCTCGGTGTCACCTCAGGTGCCGGGTATCCTCGCCTACACCGTGGGTTGGACCACCGGTGGTGCAAGGTACAGCTACGATCCAGCTGACGACAGCTTCACCGATACAGGTATGATTCCCAAGGGTGAGTTCGACAATCTGCCGGGGTATGTGTCCCATGAGGTTCTTGTCCCCGGCCATGACGGCGAGAAAATCCCGCTGTCGATCATTCACAAGAAAGGCCTGAAACTCGACGGCAGTAACCCGACGATCGTATACGGCTATGGCAGCTACGGTATCTCCATGGACGTCCGTTTCTCTGCCGTGCGCCTTGCATGGCTAGAGCGGGGCGGTGTTTACGCGATCGCCCATGTGCGTGGCGGCGGCGAATACGGCCAGGCCTGGCACTATGCTGGCCGCATGCAGAACAAACCCAATACCTGGAAGGACCTGATTGCATCTGCTGAATACCTGGTGGAGAAGGGCTATACGAGCCCCGAGCACATGGCTCCCATGGGTGGCAGCGCCGGCGGCATTCTTGTGGGTCGGTCTATCACCGAGCGTCCTGATCTGTTTGGCGCGGCGGTAGCTCAGGTGGGTATGCTCGATGCGATTCGCGCCGAGACCACCACCAACGGTGTGCCCAATATCAAGGAGTTTGGCACCGTGACAGAGCAGAGCGGCTTTGATGGGCTGTATGCCATGAGCGCGTACCACCATGTGAAACCGGGAGTTGAATACCCCGCAGTGCTGCTGACACATGGTTTTAATGATCGGCGCGTGAACCCCTGGATGTCAGGCAAGATGGCGGCGCAGCTGCAGGCGTCGGGGAGTGAAAAGCCCGTGTTGTTGCGAGTCGACTTTGGTTCAGGCCACGGTATCGGTTCGACCCGCGCCCAGGTATTGAAAGAGGCTGCGGATATCTACA
- a CDS encoding glycerophosphodiester phosphodiesterase family protein, with translation MISFKSLGLGIACIAAPLLVGCSDSNPRPAVDPSLLSVMPVAYPEGAPGEMPVLTFRAMLDVPQPRDVTLNYSTVAQTATDGDDYLHTSGEVVITAGTLAASIPVELFGDADEEPAETFALELSVAGNARLYSETTTGTISNDDTACDAPYSYTENPWRVYGADPLNYAHRGGVIDFPENTLFAYGEVALAGADVLEMDVYQTADNQLVVLHDLDVDRTTNGTGMVVDLTLAELRQLDAAYWFVPGEGTPHDRPDEDYVYRGVATGDIPPPPGYSAEDFRIPTLEEALQRFPHKLLNVELKPDVDGQGDYESQIAEVLQRYGRQTDVIAASFVDDAAMTFKAVAPCVHTSIPLNQGSALVLGALGDGVIPPVPEHVAFQVPPDTSQITGPGQLPEDFFLEVVTDDFVSDAHAANLAVQVWTINTCEEMLRMMAFGVDAIMTDRPILLEELLNTPADQRSCE, from the coding sequence TTGATTAGTTTTAAATCTCTCGGGTTGGGCATCGCCTGCATCGCCGCGCCGCTGCTGGTGGGTTGTTCCGACAGCAACCCGCGGCCCGCGGTCGATCCTTCCCTGCTCAGTGTTATGCCGGTGGCCTACCCCGAGGGCGCGCCAGGGGAAATGCCGGTGCTCACATTCCGCGCCATGCTGGATGTTCCCCAGCCCCGGGATGTCACCCTGAATTACAGCACGGTAGCGCAGACGGCCACAGATGGGGATGACTACCTGCACACCTCGGGGGAGGTGGTGATTACCGCAGGTACGCTGGCAGCCTCGATCCCGGTTGAGTTATTTGGCGACGCCGATGAAGAGCCCGCTGAAACCTTTGCCCTGGAGCTGTCGGTGGCTGGTAACGCGAGGCTCTATTCCGAGACGACCACGGGCACGATCTCGAACGACGATACGGCCTGCGATGCCCCTTACAGCTATACCGAAAACCCCTGGCGTGTGTACGGTGCGGATCCGCTCAACTATGCGCACCGGGGTGGTGTGATTGATTTCCCTGAGAACACCCTGTTCGCCTACGGCGAAGTGGCACTGGCGGGAGCGGACGTTCTGGAGATGGATGTCTACCAGACGGCCGATAATCAGCTGGTGGTATTGCACGATCTCGATGTGGACCGCACCACCAATGGCACGGGCATGGTTGTTGACCTTACCCTGGCCGAACTGCGCCAATTGGATGCTGCCTACTGGTTTGTGCCGGGCGAGGGTACGCCCCACGACCGACCCGACGAGGACTATGTTTATCGCGGTGTAGCCACCGGCGATATTCCGCCCCCCCCGGGCTATAGCGCTGAGGACTTTCGCATACCCACACTGGAGGAGGCGCTGCAGCGCTTCCCTCACAAGCTGCTCAATGTGGAGCTGAAGCCCGATGTGGATGGACAGGGTGATTACGAGAGCCAGATCGCAGAGGTGCTGCAACGTTACGGTCGCCAGACCGATGTCATTGCGGCGTCGTTTGTGGATGATGCTGCGATGACATTCAAGGCTGTTGCTCCCTGCGTGCACACCTCTATCCCCCTGAACCAGGGTTCGGCGCTGGTGCTGGGTGCACTCGGCGATGGCGTAATACCTCCCGTGCCCGAGCATGTGGCTTTCCAGGTGCCACCAGACACCAGTCAGATCACCGGCCCGGGCCAGTTGCCTGAGGATTTCTTTCTTGAGGTAGTCACCGATGACTTCGTCTCAGATGCTCACGCTGCGAATCTCGCGGTACAGGTGTGGACGATTAATACCTGTGAGGAAATGCTGCGCATGATGGCATTCGGAGTGGATGCCATCATGACAGACCGGCCGATTCTATTGGAAGAACTGCTCAATACCCCGGCCGATCAGCGCAGTTGCGAGTAA